The following are encoded together in the Terriglobia bacterium genome:
- a CDS encoding putative baseplate assembly protein: protein MPLLLPNLDDRRWTDLVEEARSLIPVYGPEWTDHNYHDPGITILELLAALVEMDIYELNQVPARHRLKFLRLVGIVPRPPQSATTELCFTLKAGESMQAVPAGVEFSGTDPFGQVTRFLTHEPVNVVAGQLAAIQTRDDKGFRDATPAWRRGDTISIFGVDPKPGAEIYVGLTDAFPLDTPVSIFFQFAGEHSGPVERQAILAEIEQAEKGCLPPVNPCAPEKKETHANQSEGNGTILLQHYGVRTVWEFFTTMAGNDQWVTLDQPKKQVEDRTRAFTLDGEVLFSVPMAMTATAKGPVKTPLYYLRCRFEAGAYDQAPQLRRVALNAVAVEQAVPVFSKLTLEKGATVTGSVAAGDQAQFRMKVDSAQKIIAIDFTGAAPQDPKFRVLRYAAPSVATPGELVLEGVFVAMSHGKPNWHWTLPECPLQQSSLRISTLEADGWRRWTLREDFDSSTAADSHFLLDPTSGTITFGDGRRGRVAPDQSLVFASYRTTKADGGNLAAQKVQTLADSLHNRVVLSDWAGTKANLVSITNPVPATGGLPAETLAHAEGRAVQELQSVTRALTLEDYEELVLGIPGLRVARVAAYANLHPAFPCFKAPGVVTVIVAPFLPQGKPYPSPALRVAVHSYLQRRRVIGTRIEITGPTYLEVAVQARVQSCPGTDKTALQQSIVNALGLFLDPLAGGPNGDGWPFGRDVYRSEIMNVIARIPGVDHIEGLDLFAAGCCEPQCGNVCLAQTWLTTPGKHLIQVL from the coding sequence ATGCCGCTATTATTGCCCAATCTGGATGATCGTCGCTGGACTGACCTGGTGGAGGAGGCCCGTTCGCTGATTCCTGTGTACGGTCCGGAGTGGACGGACCACAACTATCATGATCCCGGCATCACGATCCTGGAACTGCTTGCCGCCCTGGTGGAGATGGACATCTACGAACTCAACCAGGTGCCGGCCCGGCACCGGTTGAAATTCCTGCGCCTGGTGGGGATTGTTCCTCGTCCGCCGCAATCTGCAACCACCGAGTTGTGCTTCACCTTGAAGGCAGGCGAGTCCATGCAGGCCGTTCCGGCAGGAGTTGAGTTCTCCGGCACAGATCCGTTCGGACAGGTCACGCGCTTCCTGACCCACGAACCGGTCAACGTGGTCGCTGGACAGCTTGCCGCTATACAGACCAGGGACGACAAGGGCTTCCGCGATGCGACGCCGGCGTGGCGTCGTGGAGACACCATCAGCATCTTCGGAGTCGATCCGAAACCCGGCGCGGAGATTTATGTTGGCCTGACGGATGCATTCCCGCTGGACACGCCGGTTTCGATCTTCTTTCAATTCGCAGGAGAGCATTCAGGTCCGGTCGAGCGGCAGGCCATCCTTGCGGAGATCGAGCAAGCCGAAAAGGGCTGCCTGCCTCCTGTGAATCCATGCGCCCCAGAAAAGAAGGAAACGCACGCGAACCAGAGTGAAGGCAATGGAACAATTCTTCTCCAGCACTACGGGGTGCGTACAGTCTGGGAATTTTTCACCACGATGGCGGGCAATGATCAATGGGTCACACTGGACCAGCCGAAGAAGCAGGTTGAGGACCGCACCCGGGCATTCACCCTGGACGGAGAAGTCCTCTTTTCTGTGCCGATGGCCATGACTGCCACGGCGAAGGGCCCGGTGAAAACGCCGCTTTATTACCTGCGTTGCAGATTTGAAGCTGGCGCTTACGACCAGGCTCCACAACTGCGTCGGGTTGCTTTGAATGCGGTTGCGGTTGAACAGGCGGTTCCGGTTTTTTCCAAACTCACGCTGGAAAAAGGCGCAACGGTCACGGGCAGCGTGGCTGCGGGAGACCAGGCGCAGTTCCGGATGAAGGTGGATTCCGCACAAAAGATCATCGCGATCGATTTCACCGGGGCCGCGCCGCAGGACCCGAAGTTTCGCGTGCTTCGCTATGCGGCCCCATCCGTTGCCACGCCCGGAGAACTGGTCCTTGAGGGGGTGTTCGTGGCAATGAGCCATGGCAAGCCAAACTGGCATTGGACCTTGCCAGAGTGCCCGTTGCAGCAATCGAGCCTGCGGATTTCGACGCTGGAAGCCGACGGCTGGCGGCGGTGGACCTTGCGCGAAGACTTCGACTCGTCCACAGCAGCCGACTCTCATTTTCTTCTGGATCCAACGTCCGGCACGATCACTTTTGGCGATGGACGCAGGGGCCGTGTTGCTCCAGACCAGAGCCTGGTGTTTGCGTCTTATCGGACCACTAAAGCAGATGGAGGGAACCTGGCCGCGCAAAAGGTCCAGACCCTGGCTGACTCATTGCACAATCGCGTCGTCCTGAGCGACTGGGCCGGAACCAAGGCGAATCTGGTCTCGATTACGAACCCGGTCCCCGCCACCGGCGGATTACCGGCGGAAACGCTGGCCCATGCCGAAGGACGCGCGGTCCAGGAACTGCAGTCGGTTACCCGTGCCCTGACGCTCGAAGATTATGAGGAACTCGTGCTCGGAATTCCGGGATTGCGGGTGGCAAGAGTCGCCGCGTATGCCAACCTGCATCCGGCATTTCCATGCTTCAAAGCTCCGGGGGTTGTCACGGTCATTGTGGCGCCGTTCCTGCCCCAGGGGAAACCCTATCCGAGTCCGGCGTTGCGGGTTGCTGTGCACTCATATCTGCAACGGCGGCGGGTGATCGGCACACGCATTGAAATTACCGGGCCAACATATCTGGAGGTCGCGGTCCAGGCCAGGGTGCAGTCTTGCCCCGGGACCGACAAGACAGCGTTGCAACAAAGCATTGTGAATGCTCTGGGCCTCTTTCTTGATCCTCTTGCGGGCGGGCCCAATGGCGACGGCTGGCCGTTTGGGCGTGATGTCTATCGCTCGGAGATCATGAACGTGATCGCCCGCATTCCGGGAGTGGACCACATTGAAGGATTGGATCTGTTCGCGGCGGGTTGCTGTGAGCCGCAATGTGGAAACGTGTGCCTGGCGCAGACATGGCTGACAACGCCCGGCAAACACCTGATTCAAGTACTCTGA
- a CDS encoding putative baseplate assembly protein, which translates to MELSAGNPALVAQFEDLLGREGDQTDIVIGNLRLRRDRSKRVSEVWVRWTNQPNLFFSGPKDRHYTLDRARGMVIFGDGVLGKLLPIGALILGRLFKTGGGRVGNVATGAIKQLLGAVPGVQSVTNPRAGEGGADGETLPEFSRRAPLTIRNRGRALCASDYESLAYEASASVAVARAIPGHSPGGPPLPGWITLLIIPHSQEPRPVPSFGLREDVRKYIEAHAPADVAALHQINVVGAQYFPIDVTATVTPLNADQAGQVEQSALAAVMLFLHPLLGGPDGQGWELGRGVFISDLAAVLSRVEGVDYVEELQLAVNGNVQGDHVDVPLQSIVVAGEIKLDVKEAVAQ; encoded by the coding sequence ATGGAGCTGAGCGCCGGCAATCCCGCGCTGGTGGCCCAGTTTGAGGATCTTCTCGGGCGCGAAGGAGACCAGACGGACATCGTGATAGGCAACTTGCGTTTGCGCCGGGACCGCAGCAAGCGCGTTTCTGAAGTCTGGGTACGCTGGACCAATCAGCCCAACCTTTTCTTCTCCGGCCCCAAAGATCGCCATTACACGCTCGATCGCGCAAGAGGCATGGTGATCTTCGGCGATGGCGTACTGGGCAAATTGCTTCCCATCGGCGCGCTCATTCTGGGACGCCTGTTCAAGACCGGCGGCGGGCGGGTTGGCAACGTCGCCACCGGTGCAATCAAGCAGCTGCTGGGCGCCGTTCCGGGCGTGCAGTCGGTCACCAATCCTCGCGCCGGCGAGGGCGGGGCAGACGGTGAAACGCTTCCGGAATTCAGCCGCCGCGCCCCGCTGACGATCCGTAACCGCGGCCGGGCGTTGTGCGCATCCGATTACGAATCGCTGGCCTATGAAGCGTCAGCCAGCGTGGCCGTGGCGCGCGCGATCCCAGGCCATTCGCCCGGCGGTCCCCCACTTCCCGGCTGGATCACGTTGCTGATCATTCCGCACAGCCAGGAACCCAGGCCGGTCCCGTCTTTCGGTCTGCGCGAGGACGTGCGCAAGTACATTGAGGCGCACGCGCCGGCGGATGTGGCGGCGCTGCACCAGATCAACGTCGTAGGCGCCCAGTATTTTCCCATTGATGTGACGGCCACGGTCACGCCACTCAACGCAGACCAGGCCGGGCAGGTTGAGCAGAGCGCTCTGGCGGCTGTGATGCTGTTCCTTCATCCCCTGCTGGGCGGGCCGGACGGGCAGGGTTGGGAACTGGGGCGCGGCGTGTTTATCTCCGATCTGGCGGCGGTGCTCTCTCGTGTTGAAGGCGTTGACTACGTGGAAGAGCTGCAACTGGCGGTAAACGGCAATGTGCAGGGCGACCACGTGGACGTACCACTGCAGAGCATTGTTGTAGCAGGTGAGATCAAACTGGATGTAAAGGAAGCGGTTGCTCAGTAG